Proteins from a genomic interval of Gemmatimonadota bacterium:
- a CDS encoding MFS transporter — translation MKSDMQRAKLALLTVVHFLVDLFSSLLTPILPALVSRLQLSLTQAGLLAGLPAMTSSLVQPLMGILGDRMEKRYFIILGPVFCAVFMSAVGLAPSFLVLLLFIILGGFGTASFHPQSVSMAGDVSGSRRGYGVSLFIVGGTAGLAASPFVVPRIVERYGLESLVWLAVPTVIAVLAMARVIPIRNEDRRVTRLADVGASFRPNLWPMVNLTVVGIIRTISGVGFATFFVLLLKDRGLTLQQGGDLLFVFQGGAVIGGFVGGWLSDRLGRSRVIWSTILLSTPFLFASLYDTGPLLPVWLFLGGFMNMASNSVSVAMAQELVPDSAGTASSFPMGFSWGAAGGALIVFGGIADRIGVVATLEVLALIPLAAVALALMLPRDREFRRAVTQVRKAAAAVEEVN, via the coding sequence ATGAAGTCCGACATGCAGCGCGCCAAACTCGCACTGCTCACCGTGGTTCACTTCCTGGTGGACCTCTTCTCCTCCCTGCTGACGCCCATTCTTCCCGCGCTCGTTTCGCGACTGCAGCTTTCCCTCACGCAGGCCGGCCTCCTCGCCGGCCTTCCGGCCATGACCTCCTCCCTGGTCCAGCCACTGATGGGCATCCTCGGGGACCGGATGGAGAAACGCTATTTCATCATCCTCGGTCCGGTGTTCTGCGCCGTCTTCATGTCCGCCGTGGGACTGGCGCCCTCCTTTCTCGTCCTGCTGCTGTTCATCATCCTGGGCGGGTTCGGCACTGCCAGTTTCCACCCGCAGAGTGTTTCCATGGCCGGTGATGTCAGCGGATCGAGACGCGGATACGGCGTATCGCTTTTTATCGTCGGGGGAACTGCGGGGCTGGCTGCGAGTCCCTTCGTGGTGCCTCGCATCGTGGAGCGCTACGGTCTCGAAAGCCTGGTCTGGCTCGCCGTTCCCACGGTGATTGCCGTACTGGCCATGGCCCGGGTCATCCCCATCCGGAACGAGGACCGGCGGGTAACCCGGTTGGCTGATGTAGGCGCTTCGTTCCGGCCGAATCTGTGGCCCATGGTCAATCTCACGGTGGTGGGCATCATCCGGACCATCTCCGGGGTCGGGTTCGCCACTTTTTTCGTGTTGCTGCTCAAGGACCGTGGCCTTACCCTGCAGCAGGGGGGCGACCTGCTCTTCGTCTTCCAGGGCGGTGCGGTGATCGGCGGGTTCGTCGGCGGGTGGCTTTCGGACCGGTTGGGACGGAGTCGCGTGATCTGGTCCACGATACTGCTTTCCACCCCCTTCCTGTTCGCTTCGCTCTACGATACCGGTCCACTGCTCCCCGTCTGGCTGTTCCTGGGCGGCTTCATGAACATGGCGTCAAATTCCGTTTCCGTCGCCATGGCCCAGGAGCTCGTTCCGGACAGCGCGGGAACGGCCTCCAGTTTCCCTATGGGCTTCAGCTGGGGCGCGGCGGGTGGCGCGCTGATCGTCTTCGGCGGTATCGCGGACCGAATCGGCGTGGTGGCGACGCTTGAAGTGCTGGCACTGATCCCGCTGGCCGCCGTGGCACTGGCCCTGATGCTGCCGCGGGACCGGGAATTCCGAAGGGCCGTTACCCAGGTGCGCAAGGCGGCTGCGGCCGTAGAGGAAGTGAACTGA
- the ytxJ gene encoding bacillithiol system redox-active protein YtxJ, translated as MSERVVRLTELAALDEAIASSSERPVFVYKHSTVCPVSARAADHYHDFADEHADGDTTEEASTPPPLFTQVMVIENRDLSNEIESRLGVRHESPQLLLIRDGKVAWHASHFSITSKDIRNALED; from the coding sequence ATGTCCGAACGTGTCGTGCGCCTGACCGAACTTGCGGCGCTGGACGAGGCCATCGCCTCGTCGTCCGAACGTCCCGTGTTCGTCTACAAGCACAGTACGGTGTGCCCGGTGAGCGCCCGGGCCGCCGATCATTACCACGACTTCGCGGACGAACACGCGGACGGAGATACCACCGAGGAGGCGTCCACGCCCCCGCCGCTGTTCACCCAGGTCATGGTCATAGAAAACCGTGATCTTTCCAATGAGATCGAATCCCGCCTTGGGGTCCGGCACGAATCGCCGCAGCTGTTGCTGATCCGGGACGGGAAGGTTGCCTGGCATGCTTCCCATTTTTCCATCACGAGTAAGGACATAAGGAACGCACTGGAGGACTGA
- a CDS encoding FAD-binding oxidoreductase, with product MSRRAVIVGAGVTGLSTAYHLARKSYGSVTVVEKGRVGDGASSRAAGIVTGLLWSETGVLARKISLARFRELSGELDGYRFQDVGCLNLFDAASWPERERLLPLYDRLGVDYTVMDRTEMAAAWPDLALSGELVGLFDPLGGYSEPDHYLPALADGCRALGVEIREGCMVSDFIVDGGRMAGVVADGRRIEADAVVSTVHVWTLKVLETIGLQLPLKSFVHQRYVTAPLPAPVRIPAVNANPYGGYLRPHYGQRLLAGIENPEATEFRVPDRKFLMSTITPPPGLDEAARENLLPLVPGAGQAGQTGLIGWEIEKAGLLSFSADGEPVLGPVECFPGLYVGVAFHSGGFAYNPAAGVLLAGCVADGRPEIDIGDFSPNRFDPQETEAYNRTRITHGKYSMPGLTRRH from the coding sequence ATGTCGAGACGAGCCGTCATCGTCGGCGCGGGGGTGACCGGTCTCAGCACGGCCTACCATCTCGCCCGCAAGTCGTACGGAAGCGTCACGGTCGTCGAGAAGGGACGCGTGGGAGACGGCGCCAGCAGCCGGGCCGCAGGGATCGTTACGGGACTGCTCTGGTCGGAAACCGGCGTTCTGGCTCGCAAGATCAGCCTGGCCCGGTTCAGGGAACTGTCCGGAGAACTGGATGGCTACAGGTTCCAGGACGTAGGTTGCCTGAACCTGTTCGATGCGGCGAGCTGGCCGGAACGGGAACGGCTGTTGCCCCTGTACGACCGCCTGGGTGTGGATTACACGGTCATGGACCGGACCGAGATGGCCGCGGCCTGGCCGGACCTGGCGCTGTCCGGTGAGCTGGTCGGGCTCTTCGATCCCCTGGGCGGCTACAGCGAACCGGACCACTACCTCCCGGCCCTGGCGGACGGATGCCGCGCCCTGGGTGTGGAGATCAGGGAGGGCTGCATGGTCTCCGACTTCATCGTGGATGGGGGACGCATGGCGGGCGTCGTCGCCGATGGCAGGCGCATCGAGGCCGATGCCGTGGTGAGTACGGTTCACGTCTGGACCCTTAAGGTTCTGGAAACCATCGGACTGCAACTGCCCTTGAAGTCGTTCGTGCACCAGCGTTACGTCACGGCGCCGCTACCCGCCCCGGTCCGGATCCCCGCGGTCAATGCCAATCCTTACGGCGGATACCTCCGGCCGCATTACGGACAGCGCTTGCTGGCGGGCATTGAGAACCCCGAAGCGACGGAGTTCCGCGTACCCGACCGCAAATTCCTGATGTCGACGATTACCCCGCCGCCCGGGCTCGACGAGGCCGCGCGGGAAAACCTGCTCCCGCTCGTACCCGGGGCCGGTCAGGCTGGCCAGACCGGCCTTATCGGCTGGGAAATAGAGAAGGCGGGACTGCTGTCCTTCTCCGCGGACGGCGAACCGGTACTCGGACCCGTGGAGTGCTTTCCGGGGCTGTACGTGGGCGTCGCCTTCCATTCCGGTGGCTTCGCCTACAACCCGGCGGCAGGCGTATTGCTGGCGGGATGTGTCGCAGACGGGCGGCCAGAAATCGATATCGGGGATTTCTCGCCGAACCGTTTCGATCCCCAGGAGACGGAAGCCTACAACCGGACCCGGATCACCCACGGAAAATACAGCAT